The DNA window CGTACGCGAAGAGCAACGCGGGGCGCTTCCACCTCGACCGCGAGAAGATCGACAACTCCGAAATCCACATCCACGTCCCGGCGGGGGCGATCCCCAAGGAAGGTCCCAGCGCGGGCGGCGCCATCGCCACCAGCCTGATCTCGGCCCTCAGCGGCGTCCCGGCGCGGCGTGACGTGGCGATGACGGGAGAGATGACCCTGACGGGGCGGTACCTGCCCATCGGCGGCCTGAAGGAGAAGGTGCTCGGCGCGCGGCGCGCGGGCATCCGCCACATCATCATGCCCAAGGCGAACGAGGCGGACCTGCGGGACATCCCGCTGCACCTGCGCTCCTCGATGCGCTTCCACCCCTGCGAGACGGTGGACGAGGTGCTCGACGTGGCCCTCGTCGGCGGGCTGGCGGCGCTGGAACGCGGCACGGACGCTCCCCTGGAGGTGACCCCGCCCGCTCCGAAGCGCAAGTCCACCCGGCGGGCACCCGGCGCGAGCGCGTAAAGTCAGCCCCTCTCGCCTGCCCTCCCTCGGTCACCCGCCGGGGGAGGGTTTTTGGTGCCGTCTCTGCCACGGCTTACGCCCGGTTAACCCTCCAGGGGCTCCCTGCCCGGCAGCGTTTATCCTGTCCCCGATGCCTGCGCCGCTGACGTTCCTGGTCGCCAGCCCCCACCTGCACGGGTTCTTCGGGGGCGCGGTGATCTTGCTGCTCGAACACGACGAGAAGGGGGCGATGGGGCTGGTCGTCACCTCACCGCTGCGGCAGACGGTGCAGGAACTCCTCCCCGACGTGCCCGGGGGGGAGGCGGGGGGCGCGTGGTCGGGCGGCCCGGTGGACCCCACGGTGGGGTGGTGCCTGTACCGCGATCCCACGAATCTGCCCGGAGAGGTGCGCCTCGCTCCTGGCCTGCTCGTGACGAGCAGCCTCGACGTGTTGCGGGCGGTGATGGCGAGCGGGCAGACCTTCATGCTGCTCCTGGGCTACGCGGGGTGGGCGGCGGGCCAGCTCACCGAGGAGGCGCGCGAGGGCACCTGGCTGTGGGTCGAGCAGGACACCCCCGACCTCCTCTGGAAGGTGCCCACCGAGGAACGCTGGCAGGCCGCCCTCGACCGCCTGGGGGTCAACCCGGAGACGATCATGCCGGGGGGAGCGCAGGCCTAGAGACTCCTCCGTCGCTTGCAGGATCGGAGGGGGCCGTGCTAGTATCCCTCTCGCGCCGGAAACGGCTCGCCACCGCGGTATTCGGCAGTAGCTCAGTGGCAGAGCGTCCGACTGTTAATCGGATGGTCGTAGGTTCGACCCCTACCTGCCGAGCCACAAGAGAACAACCTCGTCGCTGACGGGGTTTTCTTTTTATTGTTCTTGGGGCAGAGGGTGCTTCGCCGCCGTGATCGCGTTCTCCGAAGCTGGGAGACAAGCCTACGATCATGTCTCGTCGCATCAAGTTCACGAACCAGGTTCAAAACAAAATATCCCCGTCCAGGACGGGGACTTTTGCGTCTGGTGGCCAGGGCCGGACTTGAACCGGCGACCCAACGATTTTCAGTCGTTTGCTCTACCAGCTGAGCTACCTAGCCGTGCCCCAGAAAGGGCCTTGGCGGTCCGGACGGGATTTGAACCCGCGACCTACTGCGTGACAGGCAGTTATGCTAACCGCTACACTACCGGACCACACGCGCCGCAAAAAGCAGCGGGGTTAAGGATAGCCGCGCCCCCCGGGCTTGTCAACCGGCCCACAGTTGCGCCCCCGCCTAGAAGGGCACGGCCCGCACCCCCTGCACCGGCTCGGGCAACGTGGGGTCGAGCAGGAGTTCGAGGTACTCGCGCTCGGGGAGAGCGTCGATGATGGCGAAGCCCGCCTCGCGGTCGAGGAGGATGCCGCCGCCAGGCTGGGTGTGGCCGTACACGCCGAAGCTCAGGCCCGCCCGGCGAACGTACTCGGGGGTCTCGCGAAACCAGCGTTTGGCGCCCGGGTCGGCGTAGAAGAGGTCGTCGTAGTGGGTGTGGGCGGGCAGGGGCGAGACGTGCGCAAAGTGCACGCCCCCCACGCGCAGTTCGCGGACAAAGCCCTCCATCCAGCCCCGCAACGTCCCGGGCAGGAGCTGACCGCCGTGCGCGGGGTCAAACTCCACGTGGACGAGCCCGCCGCTCGTGCCCAGGACGAACCGGGGGTCGAGCACCGCGGCGTCGTGGTTGCCGAGCACGATGTGAACGGCCCGGGGGGCGGCCTCCTGGTAGGCCCGCAGCCGCTCCAGGTGCCTGACCTGCTCGCGCGCCGCGATGAGCAGATGATCCGGGTCGCGCGGGTTGAAGCGGGCCACGCCCGTCAGGCGCTCGTAGTCCCGCAGGCTTTTGGGATGCACGAGGTCGCCGAGGAGCACCACCTGGTACAGCCCGGCCTGCACCGGGGGCGTCGGGCGAAAGTGCGCGTCCACGCAGCTCGCCGCCCGCAACGCCCCCCACAGCCCGTCCCAGTCGGCGTGCACGTCCCCGACTGCGATGAATTTGCGCACGCGAAAGCCTCCCTAGCCCTTCAAGATCGCCTGGAGTTCCTTGTAGATGGCGCGGCTTTCTTGCACCGTCTCGCCGTAGCCGCGCAGCAGCACCCGGGTCGCCTCGCCCCCCTTGCCCGCCGCCTTGAGCTGTTCGAGCAGCTCCTCGATGTGGCGCCGGGCCTTGTCCATCTGGGGATCACGGGGGGGGTCGGGCAGACGCGGCGTGCTCCTGGCGGCGGGCGTCTCTCCCACCTCCGCGTCGAGGTCGCTCGTGTTCGGGCCGTCCTCCGGGTCGTACTCCACCCACTGCCCCTCCGCCGGGGTGGGCACGCCGAAAAAGCGCGCCGCGTCGGCCAGGGCGCGGAGCTTGGCGTCGTGGAGGGTGTGGCCGCCGCTCAGCCCCTCGCGGGTGGCTCCTCCGACGGTCAGGCGGGCGCGGACCACGGGCGGCTCGGCGCTCTCGCAGGCCCACCCGAGGGACCAGCTCTCGTCCACGGGGTCGAGGTGGGGGGCGAGGGCGTCGGGGTCGGGGGCGAGGGTCACGCGGGCCTGGTCGCCGCGCACCTCGGCCACCGCCCAGGCGGTCAGGGCGGCGCGCAGGGCCTCGCGGATGGAGTGGGGGTCGGCCATATACGCGCCGGATTCTAGCGGCCAGGGGCGCCGGGAGGGGGGCGAGGTGACATTCGTCAACCCCGACCCCTGACGACCCGCCATGCCGGGGGCGCACCCGACCCCCTTGAATGCAGTGGAACTCTCGGGTCACGTTGGGATACCGACGAAAGCAGAATTGAGAGCGCATTAGTCCCTGGGCACGCCGAACACCTACCTCTGCCCCCACGCCAACCCCGCCCCCGCCAGCAGCACGAGCGCCGAGACGCCCAGCCCGGCGCGCCGGCCCCCCACCCCGTCCGACAGCGCCCCCGTAAGCAGCGGCCCGAGGGTCTGCCCGGCGGCGAAGATCACCGTGAAGGCGGCGATGCCCCGGCCCCAGGCGGGCTCGGGCAGGCTGCGCCGCGCGAGGATGGTGGTGAAGGTGACGACGGCGAGGAAACTCCCGCCGAACAGCAGCCCCGACAGCAGCAGCGCCGCGGGGTGGGTGGAGAGCAGCGGCAACGTGGCCCCGACGGCGAGCGTGAACATCTGCGCACTCATCGCCCGCGCGCCGGGAAGGTGCGTAGCAGGCCGCTGCCAGAAGAGGGCGCTGAAGATGACCGCCAGCCCCAGCACCGCCCAGAAGGGGGTAATCAGCCCGCCCGCCCCGCTCAATCGCAGGAAGGCGACGATAAAGGTGATATACGCGATGTACCCGACCCCGAAACAGGCGTAGGCGGCAAAAGCCCGGGTCAGCGGCGCGAGGGAGGCGCGACCCGTTCCCGCCACACTCGCTCCCCGGTCGGGCAGACGGGCCAGGGCGGGAAGGGTGGCCCCGAGGGCGAGGAGAGACGCGCCGCCCAGGACCGCCCACGCTCCCCGCCACCCGTGGTTCAGGAGGGGCGGCAGCAGGAGGGCTGACGCGAGGATGCCCACCCCCGCCCCGCCGTAGAACACGCCGAGCAGCAGGGCACTCCTGGAGGGGTGGGCGCGGGCGGCCAGCGAGGCGAGCGCCCCGCCCGTCACGAACACGTAGGCGCCGCCGAGCCCCGCCAGAAAACGCAGGGCGAGCAGGGCCGGAGCCCACCCCGTCCCCGCGCAGGCGAGCAGGGCGAGGGCGGTGAGGCCCATCCCGAGCGCGAAGACCCGCCGCAGACCCAGCCGCGCCGCGACCCCGGTGGCCGTCAGCGCCCCGGCCAGGTACCCGACCGCGTTCGCCGCGTTCATCGCCCCCGCCAGGGTGAAGGACCAGCCCAGGTCCGCGCGCATGGCGGGCAGGATCAGGGCGTAGGCGAAGCGGGCGAAGCCGAGGGCCACCGCGCCCCCCAGGGAGAGGAGGGCCATCCTCCACAGCGCTTGAGGGAGGGACTCGGAGGGGGTCAACGGAGGCTCAGGCGCAGTTCCTGTAAGCCGCGCAGGGTGAAGTTCGGGCGGTAGGCGAGCGGTTGCTCCGGCACCCGGTAGTCCGGAAAGCGGGTCAGCAGCCGGGTCAGGAAGACGCTCCCCTCCAGCCGCGCGAGGCTCGCCCCCAAGCAGTAGTGCGCCCCCGCCGCGAAACCCAGGTGGTGGCGGGCATTCTCGCGGGCAAGGTCGAGGGCGTGCGGGTCATCGAAGACGCGCGGGTCGCGGTTGGCCCCGGCGAGGCTGACGCTGAGGAACGTCCCCGCCGGAAGTTCGACCTCCCCGAGCGTCAGCGGGTGGAGGGCCACCCGCCCCGTCCCCTGCACCGGGGAGAGGAAACGTAGCAGTTCCTCGACCGCGTTGCCCGCGCGCTCCGCCGGGTTCTCGGCCAGCCACGCCCGCTGATCCGGGGACTCGTGCAGGGCGTGGAGGCTCCCCGAGATCAGGTTGCTCGTCGTCTCGTGCCCGGCGACGAGGAGGAGAACGGCGTTGGCGAGGAGTTCTTCCCCGCTCAGCCGCCCCCCCTCGTTCCCGGCGGCGGCGAGGGCGGAGAGGAGGCCGGGTTGGGGCTTGGCGCGCAGGTCGTCCGCCAGGGTGCGGAAGTAGGAGCGCATCGCCCGCGCGTCGGCCTCCACCTGCGCCCAGCGTTCCGGCGTCACGTCCAGCCCGCCGATCAGGTCCGCCACGGAGGCCGACCACCCGCGGAAGCGCTCGGCGTCCGCACCGCTCAGGCCCAGCATCCGCACGATCACGGTGACGGGCAGGGGCACGGCGAGGGCGGCCACCCCGTCGGCCTCCCCCTGCCGGGCCGCCTCGTCCAGCAGTTCGTCCGTCAGCGACCCGATGAACTCGCGGCTCTCCTCCAGCACGCGCGGGGTGAAGGCCCGCTGAGCCAGCGAGCGCAGGCGGGTGTGACTCGGCCCGTCGTGGAAGAGCATCATCGGGGCCATCACGGCGTGGCTTTCGCTCGCCCGGAAGGCGTCGCCGCCCTCGTACTTGGTGGTGCGGACATGGGGGCTTTTCAGGGCCGCCGAAACCGACGCGTGGCCGGTCAGGAGCGCGAGACCCATCTGGGGGTCGTAGAGCACGGGCGAGACCTCGCGCGCCCGGTCGAGGAAGGCGGGCGGGTCGGCGAGGTGGCCGCCCTGCCAGAAG is part of the Deinococcus planocerae genome and encodes:
- a CDS encoding YqgE/AlgH family protein; protein product: MPAPLTFLVASPHLHGFFGGAVILLLEHDEKGAMGLVVTSPLRQTVQELLPDVPGGEAGGAWSGGPVDPTVGWCLYRDPTNLPGEVRLAPGLLVTSSLDVLRAVMASGQTFMLLLGYAGWAAGQLTEEAREGTWLWVEQDTPDLLWKVPTEERWQAALDRLGVNPETIMPGGAQA
- a CDS encoding metallophosphoesterase, with amino-acid sequence MRKFIAVGDVHADWDGLWGALRAASCVDAHFRPTPPVQAGLYQVVLLGDLVHPKSLRDYERLTGVARFNPRDPDHLLIAAREQVRHLERLRAYQEAAPRAVHIVLGNHDAAVLDPRFVLGTSGGLVHVEFDPAHGGQLLPGTLRGWMEGFVRELRVGGVHFAHVSPLPAHTHYDDLFYADPGAKRWFRETPEYVRRAGLSFGVYGHTQPGGGILLDREAGFAIIDALPEREYLELLLDPTLPEPVQGVRAVPF
- a CDS encoding single-stranded DNA-binding protein; this translates as MADPHSIREALRAALTAWAVAEVRGDQARVTLAPDPDALAPHLDPVDESWSLGWACESAEPPVVRARLTVGGATREGLSGGHTLHDAKLRALADAARFFGVPTPAEGQWVEYDPEDGPNTSDLDAEVGETPAARSTPRLPDPPRDPQMDKARRHIEELLEQLKAAGKGGEATRVLLRGYGETVQESRAIYKELQAILKG
- a CDS encoding YbfB/YjiJ family MFS transporter translates to MALLSLGGAVALGFARFAYALILPAMRADLGWSFTLAGAMNAANAVGYLAGALTATGVAARLGLRRVFALGMGLTALALLACAGTGWAPALLALRFLAGLGGAYVFVTGGALASLAARAHPSRSALLLGVFYGGAGVGILASALLLPPLLNHGWRGAWAVLGGASLLALGATLPALARLPDRGASVAGTGRASLAPLTRAFAAYACFGVGYIAYITFIVAFLRLSGAGGLITPFWAVLGLAVIFSALFWQRPATHLPGARAMSAQMFTLAVGATLPLLSTHPAALLLSGLLFGGSFLAVVTFTTILARRSLPEPAWGRGIAAFTVIFAAGQTLGPLLTGALSDGVGGRRAGLGVSALVLLAGAGLAWGQR
- a CDS encoding cytochrome P450 — its product is MPTSSPDRAAILEAFWQGGHLADPPAFLDRAREVSPVLYDPQMGLALLTGHASVSAALKSPHVRTTKYEGGDAFRASESHAVMAPMMLFHDGPSHTRLRSLAQRAFTPRVLEESREFIGSLTDELLDEAARQGEADGVAALAVPLPVTVIVRMLGLSGADAERFRGWSASVADLIGGLDVTPERWAQVEADARAMRSYFRTLADDLRAKPQPGLLSALAAAGNEGGRLSGEELLANAVLLLVAGHETTSNLISGSLHALHESPDQRAWLAENPAERAGNAVEELLRFLSPVQGTGRVALHPLTLGEVELPAGTFLSVSLAGANRDPRVFDDPHALDLARENARHHLGFAAGAHYCLGASLARLEGSVFLTRLLTRFPDYRVPEQPLAYRPNFTLRGLQELRLSLR